One genomic window of Oncorhynchus clarkii lewisi isolate Uvic-CL-2024 chromosome 5, UVic_Ocla_1.0, whole genome shotgun sequence includes the following:
- the LOC139409209 gene encoding nuclear receptor ROR-beta-like isoform X1 gives MSSSLLPAQIEVIPCKICGDKSSGIHYGVITCEGCKGFFRRSQQNNAMYSCSRQRNCLIDRTNRNRCQHCRLQKCLALGMSRDAVKFGRMSKKQRDSLYAEVQKHQASQELAAAREVGAEVEGHGRAYSRGSSAALSDLDDIATLPDGLLFDLPLTPEGAEREYCNLEMIGGSSSSSQSSPEQNGLDFRDGNHHIKHEYQLLHESSLFTHTLLNTLPEGFSILEIERITASVVKSHMETSQHGSEELKRLVWSLYTPEETRSFQSKSAEVMWQHCAIHLTNAIQYVVEFAKRITGFLDLCQNDQIILLKAGCLDVLLIRMCRAYNPINNTVLFDGKFASAQTFKALGCDDLVGAVFDLAKSLSRIQLSEEEMALFSAAVLLSPDRPWLKDTQQVQKLQEKVYLSLQHCLHRCGSSEEKLAKMVSKLPMMKSICNLHIDKLKFFRLLHPETAYNFPPLYREVFSSEITFPDSTMG, from the exons atgtcctcctctctccttccagcACAAATTGAAGTAATACCCTGCAAGATCTGTGGGGACAAGTCATCAGGGATCCACTATGGCGTAATCACCTGTGAAGGCTGCAAG ggtTTCTTCAGACGCAGCCAGCAGAACAATGCTATGTACTCCTGCTCCCGGCAGAGGAACTGTCTGATTGACCGCACCAATCGGAATCGCTGCCAACATTGCCGGCTGCAGAAGTGCCTGGCCCTGGGCATGAGCCGTGATG CTGTAAAGTTTGGCCGCATGTCCAAAAAGCAGAGAGACAGCCTATACGCTGAGGTCCAGAAGCACCAGGCATCCCAGGAGTTAGCTGCCGCCCGTGAGGTGGGAGCCGAGGTCGAAGGTCATGGCCGGGCATACAGCAGAGGCTCCAGTGCTGCCCTCAGCGACCTTGACGACATCGCCACTCTGCCGGATGGCCTGCTGTTCGACCTACCCCTGACACCAGAGGGCGCCGAAAGAGAGTACTGCAATCTGGAGATGATAGGGGGCAGCAGCTCCTCCTCTCAGAGTTCGCCCGAACAGAACGGACTGGACTTCAGAGATGGCAACCACCACATCAAGCACGAGTACCAGCTGCTGCATGAGTCCAgcctgttcacacacacactgctcaacacTTTACCCGAGGGGTTCTCAATACTTGAGATCG AGCGTATTACTGCTAGTGTGGTAAAGTCTCACATGGAGACCAGTCAGCACGGCAGTGAGGAGCTGAAGAGACTTGTCTGGTCCCTGTACACCCCTGAGGAGACACGCAGCTTCCAGAGCAAG TCTGCGGAAGTCATGTGGCAGCATTGTGCCATCCACCTCACCAATGCCATCCAGTACGTGGTGGAGTTTGCCAAGCGCATCACTGGATTCCTGGATCTTTGTCAGAACGACCAGATCATTCTTCTCAAAGCAG GATGTCTGGATGTGCTTCTGATTCGCATGTGTCGTGCCTACAACCCCATCAACAACACTGTTCTGTTTGATGGCAAGTTTGCCAGTGCACAGACCTTCAAAGCTCTTG GTTGTGATGACCTTGTGGGTGCCGTGTTTGACCTGGCCAAGAGCCTTAGCCGTATACAGCTCTCTGAAGAGGAAATGGCTCTGTTCAGTGCTGCTGTTCTCCTGTCACCAG ACCGACCATGGTTGAAAGACACCCAACAGGTGCAGAAGCTTCAAGAGAAagtatatctctctctgcagCATTGTCTACATAGATGTGGCTCATCGGAGGAGAAACTGGCAAAG ATGGTGTCCAAGCTTCCCATGATGAAGTCCATCTGCAATCTCCACATTGACAAGCTCAAGTTTTTCCGTCTCCTCCACCCAGAGACGGCATACAATTTCCCCCCTCTGTACCGCGAGGTGTTCAGCAGTGAAATCACCTTCCCAGACTCCACAATGGGCTAA
- the LOC139409209 gene encoding nuclear receptor ROR-beta-like isoform X2 has protein sequence MRAQIEVIPCKICGDKSSGIHYGVITCEGCKGFFRRSQQNNAMYSCSRQRNCLIDRTNRNRCQHCRLQKCLALGMSRDAVKFGRMSKKQRDSLYAEVQKHQASQELAAAREVGAEVEGHGRAYSRGSSAALSDLDDIATLPDGLLFDLPLTPEGAEREYCNLEMIGGSSSSSQSSPEQNGLDFRDGNHHIKHEYQLLHESSLFTHTLLNTLPEGFSILEIERITASVVKSHMETSQHGSEELKRLVWSLYTPEETRSFQSKSAEVMWQHCAIHLTNAIQYVVEFAKRITGFLDLCQNDQIILLKAGCLDVLLIRMCRAYNPINNTVLFDGKFASAQTFKALGCDDLVGAVFDLAKSLSRIQLSEEEMALFSAAVLLSPDRPWLKDTQQVQKLQEKVYLSLQHCLHRCGSSEEKLAKMVSKLPMMKSICNLHIDKLKFFRLLHPETAYNFPPLYREVFSSEITFPDSTMG, from the exons ATGAGAG cACAAATTGAAGTAATACCCTGCAAGATCTGTGGGGACAAGTCATCAGGGATCCACTATGGCGTAATCACCTGTGAAGGCTGCAAG ggtTTCTTCAGACGCAGCCAGCAGAACAATGCTATGTACTCCTGCTCCCGGCAGAGGAACTGTCTGATTGACCGCACCAATCGGAATCGCTGCCAACATTGCCGGCTGCAGAAGTGCCTGGCCCTGGGCATGAGCCGTGATG CTGTAAAGTTTGGCCGCATGTCCAAAAAGCAGAGAGACAGCCTATACGCTGAGGTCCAGAAGCACCAGGCATCCCAGGAGTTAGCTGCCGCCCGTGAGGTGGGAGCCGAGGTCGAAGGTCATGGCCGGGCATACAGCAGAGGCTCCAGTGCTGCCCTCAGCGACCTTGACGACATCGCCACTCTGCCGGATGGCCTGCTGTTCGACCTACCCCTGACACCAGAGGGCGCCGAAAGAGAGTACTGCAATCTGGAGATGATAGGGGGCAGCAGCTCCTCCTCTCAGAGTTCGCCCGAACAGAACGGACTGGACTTCAGAGATGGCAACCACCACATCAAGCACGAGTACCAGCTGCTGCATGAGTCCAgcctgttcacacacacactgctcaacacTTTACCCGAGGGGTTCTCAATACTTGAGATCG AGCGTATTACTGCTAGTGTGGTAAAGTCTCACATGGAGACCAGTCAGCACGGCAGTGAGGAGCTGAAGAGACTTGTCTGGTCCCTGTACACCCCTGAGGAGACACGCAGCTTCCAGAGCAAG TCTGCGGAAGTCATGTGGCAGCATTGTGCCATCCACCTCACCAATGCCATCCAGTACGTGGTGGAGTTTGCCAAGCGCATCACTGGATTCCTGGATCTTTGTCAGAACGACCAGATCATTCTTCTCAAAGCAG GATGTCTGGATGTGCTTCTGATTCGCATGTGTCGTGCCTACAACCCCATCAACAACACTGTTCTGTTTGATGGCAAGTTTGCCAGTGCACAGACCTTCAAAGCTCTTG GTTGTGATGACCTTGTGGGTGCCGTGTTTGACCTGGCCAAGAGCCTTAGCCGTATACAGCTCTCTGAAGAGGAAATGGCTCTGTTCAGTGCTGCTGTTCTCCTGTCACCAG ACCGACCATGGTTGAAAGACACCCAACAGGTGCAGAAGCTTCAAGAGAAagtatatctctctctgcagCATTGTCTACATAGATGTGGCTCATCGGAGGAGAAACTGGCAAAG ATGGTGTCCAAGCTTCCCATGATGAAGTCCATCTGCAATCTCCACATTGACAAGCTCAAGTTTTTCCGTCTCCTCCACCCAGAGACGGCATACAATTTCCCCCCTCTGTACCGCGAGGTGTTCAGCAGTGAAATCACCTTCCCAGACTCCACAATGGGCTAA